A part of Trueperaceae bacterium genomic DNA contains:
- a CDS encoding minor capsid protein: protein MSVLLDLANRIHDEGVATLWSDLTVGRMPDTPDEIVTLQTYAGDASRIRNDMNLPADERFNVQVLVRAEPDNQYAAETLAAEVYDAVQFRNQTLDSGQRYAYARAVQQPAFLTIDENDRPLVAFNLEVRRHRDTFS, encoded by the coding sequence GTGAGCGTCCTGTTGGATCTTGCGAACCGCATTCATGACGAGGGGGTTGCGACCCTCTGGAGTGACTTGACGGTCGGTCGCATGCCCGACACGCCGGACGAAATCGTGACGCTGCAAACGTACGCGGGGGACGCCAGCCGCATCAGGAACGACATGAACCTGCCGGCCGACGAACGGTTCAACGTTCAGGTGCTGGTGCGGGCGGAACCCGACAACCAGTACGCAGCGGAGACCCTGGCGGCGGAGGTGTACGACGCCGTGCAGTTCCGCAACCAAACGCTCGACTCGGGGCAACGGTACGCGTACGCGCGAGCCGTGCAGCAACCCGCGTTCCTCACGATCGACGAGAACGACCGCCCGCTCGTGGCGTTCAACCTCGAGGTGCGTCGCCACCGCGACACGTTCTCGTGA